A window from Carassius auratus strain Wakin unplaced genomic scaffold, ASM336829v1 scaf_tig00015289, whole genome shotgun sequence encodes these proteins:
- the LOC113074657 gene encoding phosphatidylinositol-binding clathrin assembly protein-like isoform X3, with amino-acid sequence MSGQSITDRIAAAQHSVTGSAVSKTVCKATTHEVMGPKKKHLDYLIHCTNEMNVNIPQLADSLFERTTNTSWVVVFKSLITTHHLMVYGNERFVQYLASRNTLFNLSNFLDKSGLQGYDMSTFIRRYSRYLNEKAVSYRQVAFDFTKVKRGADGVMRTLNTEKLLKTIPIIQNQMDALLDFNVNANELTNGVINAAFMLLFKDVIRLFAAYNEGIINLLEKYFDMKKAQCKEGLDIYKKFLTRMTRISEFLKVAEQVGIDRGDIPDLSQFTVCAPSSLLDALEQHLASLEGKKVKDSTAASRASTLSNAVSSLANTGISFTKVDEREKQAALEEEQALLRALKEQRLMELSKKPSTTAASPVSTATGTISSTPAIDLFSTPSSFINSTPKVPNDLLDLQPTFQPSLPLSTGLPLANTWGDPFTSTETVDDSIPNFNPFLTKIVDPVHLPVVSSDAVSFSSRTPSHEMFCDSFCSPAAYPSTPLFHAEPSAVAGLFGGFSAPPAAQPPSSTGLNVDFDSVFGNKLATSSTDSAGGILKPTVASSNQGLMPSAQQQGKLVSDDLDSSLANLVGNLGIGNGTTKNDIHWSHPGEKKLTGGNNWQPKMAPTTTWNPATMWDKQDGIFFPQYAPSVMAFPATTPTGMMGYSVTPQMGSMTMMTQPTMMYTQPVMRPANPFGPVSGAQLSTASSPSSSSLLRAPGQDPFAQMSMKDFL; translated from the exons ATCTGATCCACTGCACCAACGAGATGAATGTGAACATCCCTCAGCTGGCCGACTCGCTGTTCGAGCGCACCACCAACACCAGCTGGGTGGTCGTGTTCAAATCCCTCATCACCACACACCACCTTATGGTCTACGGCAATGAG AGATTTGTACAATATCTGGCCTCCAGGAACACATTATTCAACCTCAGTAATTTTTTGGACAAAAGCGGGTTACAAG GATATGACATGTCCACCTTCATCCGAAGGTACAGCCGCTACCTGAACGAAAAGGCAGTCTCATACAGACAAGTGGCTTTCGACTTCACAAAAGTAAAAAGAGG GGCGGATGGCGTAATGAGAACTTTGAACACCGAGAAGCTCCTAAAGACCATCCCTATCATCCAAAACCAGATGGATGCACTCCTCGACTTCAAC GTAAATGCCAACGAGCTCACAAACGGGGTCATTAACGCTGCATTCATGCTTCTGTTTAAAGACGTCATCCGCTTGTTTGCAGCCTACAATGAAGGGATCATCAACTTGCTTG AGAAGTACTTTGACATGAAGAAAGCCCAGTGTAAAGAAGGCCTGGACATCTATAAGAAATTCCTCACTCGAATGACGAGAATCTCAGAGTTTCTCAAAGTAGCAGAG CAAGTGGGAATTGACCGAGGGGACATACCAGACCTATCACAG TTTACAGTTTGT GCCCCCAGTAGCCTCCTGGATGCCCTCGAGCAGCATTTGGCTTCATTAGAGGGGAAAAAGGTTAAGGACTCAACGGCCGCCAGCAG AGCCAGTACACTATCCAATGCGGTGTCCTCCCTGGCCAACACGGGAATCTCTTTCACCAAAGTTGATGAGAGGGAAAAGCAGGCAGCTCTGGAGGAAGAGCAGGCTCTATTAAGAGCTCTTAAG GAGCAGCGCTTGATGGAACTGTCCAAGAAGCCCTCCACGACTGCTGCATCTCCCGTTTCCACAGCGACAGGCACCATCAGTTCCACCCCTGCCATTGACCTGTTCTCTACACCCAGCAGCTTCATTAACAG TACTCCGAAGGTGCCGAACGATCTGTTGGACCTGCAGCCCACGTTCCAGCCCTCCCTGCCTCTCTCCACTGGCCTGCCTTTAGCCAACACATGGGGAG ATCCTTTCACGTCTACAGAGACTGTTGACGACTCCATTCCAAACTTTAATCCTTTCCTTACAAAAATTGTTGATCCTGTCCATCTGCCTGTTGTGTCTTCAGATGCTGTTAGTTTTTCCTCTAGGACACCCAGTCATGAAATGTTCTGTG ACTCGTTCTGCTCTCCAGCTGCTTACCCTAGCACTCCTCTCTTCCACGCTGAGCCCTCCGCTGTAGCTGGACTATTCGGAG GGTTCTCTGCTCCTCCCGCCGCCCAGCCTCCCAGTTCAACAGGCCTTAATGTCGACTTTGACTCCGTGTTCGGCAACAAGTTGGCCACCAGCAGCACAGACTCGGCTG GTGGCATCCTGAAACCCACAGTGGCCTCTTCCAACCAGGGCCTGATGCCCAGCGCCCAACAGCAAGGCAAACTGGTTTCCGATGACTTGGATTCCTCCCTTGCCAACCTTGTGGGCA ATCTTGGTATTGGAAACGGAACAACAAAGAA TGACATTCACTGGAGTCATCCCGGTGAAAAGAAGTTGACTGGAGGAAACAACTGGCAACCAAAGATGGCTCCGACCACAACATGGAATCCTGCCACCATG TGGGATAAACAGGATGGCATTTTTTTCCCACAATAT GCACCTTCTGTCATGGCCTTCCCTGCCACGACGCCCACAGGAATGATGGGATACTCAGTG ACCCCTCAAATGGGCTCCATGACCATGATGACCCAGCCCACCATGATGTACACTCAGCCTGTGATGCGGCCAGCCAATCCCTTCGGCCCGGTCTCAGGGGCACAG CTCTCTACAGCCTCTAGTCCTTCCAGTTCAAGTCTTCTCCGAGCTCCGGGACAGGACCCTTTTGCACAGATGTCTATGAAGGATTTCCTTTAG
- the LOC113074657 gene encoding phosphatidylinositol-binding clathrin assembly protein-like isoform X13 — translation MSGQSITDRIAAAQHSVTGSAVSKTVCKATTHEVMGPKKKHLDYLIHCTNEMNVNIPQLADSLFERTTNTSWVVVFKSLITTHHLMVYGNERFVQYLASRNTLFNLSNFLDKSGLQGYDMSTFIRRYSRYLNEKAVSYRQVAFDFTKVKRGADGVMRTLNTEKLLKTIPIIQNQMDALLDFNVNANELTNGVINAAFMLLFKDVIRLFAAYNEGIINLLEKYFDMKKAQCKEGLDIYKKFLTRMTRISEFLKVAEQVGIDRGDIPDLSQFTVCAPSSLLDALEQHLASLEGKKVKDSTAASRASTLSNAVSSLANTGISFTKVDEREKQAALEEEQALLRALKEQRLMELSKKPSTTAASPVSTATGTISSTPAIDLFSTPSSFINSTPKVPNDLLDLQPTFQPSLPLSTGLPLANTWGGFSAPPAAQPPSSTGLNVDFDSVFGNKLATSSTDSAGGILKPTVASSNQGLMPSAQQQGKLVSDDLDSSLANLVGNLGIGNGTTKNDIHWSHPGEKKLTGGNNWQPKMAPTTTWNPATMWDKQDGIFFPQYAPSVMAFPATTPTGMMGYSVTPQMGSMTMMTQPTMMYTQPVMRPANPFGPVSGAQLSTASSPSSSSLLRAPGQDPFAQMSMKDFL, via the exons ATCTGATCCACTGCACCAACGAGATGAATGTGAACATCCCTCAGCTGGCCGACTCGCTGTTCGAGCGCACCACCAACACCAGCTGGGTGGTCGTGTTCAAATCCCTCATCACCACACACCACCTTATGGTCTACGGCAATGAG AGATTTGTACAATATCTGGCCTCCAGGAACACATTATTCAACCTCAGTAATTTTTTGGACAAAAGCGGGTTACAAG GATATGACATGTCCACCTTCATCCGAAGGTACAGCCGCTACCTGAACGAAAAGGCAGTCTCATACAGACAAGTGGCTTTCGACTTCACAAAAGTAAAAAGAGG GGCGGATGGCGTAATGAGAACTTTGAACACCGAGAAGCTCCTAAAGACCATCCCTATCATCCAAAACCAGATGGATGCACTCCTCGACTTCAAC GTAAATGCCAACGAGCTCACAAACGGGGTCATTAACGCTGCATTCATGCTTCTGTTTAAAGACGTCATCCGCTTGTTTGCAGCCTACAATGAAGGGATCATCAACTTGCTTG AGAAGTACTTTGACATGAAGAAAGCCCAGTGTAAAGAAGGCCTGGACATCTATAAGAAATTCCTCACTCGAATGACGAGAATCTCAGAGTTTCTCAAAGTAGCAGAG CAAGTGGGAATTGACCGAGGGGACATACCAGACCTATCACAG TTTACAGTTTGT GCCCCCAGTAGCCTCCTGGATGCCCTCGAGCAGCATTTGGCTTCATTAGAGGGGAAAAAGGTTAAGGACTCAACGGCCGCCAGCAG AGCCAGTACACTATCCAATGCGGTGTCCTCCCTGGCCAACACGGGAATCTCTTTCACCAAAGTTGATGAGAGGGAAAAGCAGGCAGCTCTGGAGGAAGAGCAGGCTCTATTAAGAGCTCTTAAG GAGCAGCGCTTGATGGAACTGTCCAAGAAGCCCTCCACGACTGCTGCATCTCCCGTTTCCACAGCGACAGGCACCATCAGTTCCACCCCTGCCATTGACCTGTTCTCTACACCCAGCAGCTTCATTAACAG TACTCCGAAGGTGCCGAACGATCTGTTGGACCTGCAGCCCACGTTCCAGCCCTCCCTGCCTCTCTCCACTGGCCTGCCTTTAGCCAACACATGGGGAG GGTTCTCTGCTCCTCCCGCCGCCCAGCCTCCCAGTTCAACAGGCCTTAATGTCGACTTTGACTCCGTGTTCGGCAACAAGTTGGCCACCAGCAGCACAGACTCGGCTG GTGGCATCCTGAAACCCACAGTGGCCTCTTCCAACCAGGGCCTGATGCCCAGCGCCCAACAGCAAGGCAAACTGGTTTCCGATGACTTGGATTCCTCCCTTGCCAACCTTGTGGGCA ATCTTGGTATTGGAAACGGAACAACAAAGAA TGACATTCACTGGAGTCATCCCGGTGAAAAGAAGTTGACTGGAGGAAACAACTGGCAACCAAAGATGGCTCCGACCACAACATGGAATCCTGCCACCATG TGGGATAAACAGGATGGCATTTTTTTCCCACAATAT GCACCTTCTGTCATGGCCTTCCCTGCCACGACGCCCACAGGAATGATGGGATACTCAGTG ACCCCTCAAATGGGCTCCATGACCATGATGACCCAGCCCACCATGATGTACACTCAGCCTGTGATGCGGCCAGCCAATCCCTTCGGCCCGGTCTCAGGGGCACAG CTCTCTACAGCCTCTAGTCCTTCCAGTTCAAGTCTTCTCCGAGCTCCGGGACAGGACCCTTTTGCACAGATGTCTATGAAGGATTTCCTTTAG
- the LOC113074657 gene encoding phosphatidylinositol-binding clathrin assembly protein-like isoform X2, producing MSGQSITDRIAAAQHSVTGSAVSKTVCKATTHEVMGPKKKHLDYLIHCTNEMNVNIPQLADSLFERTTNTSWVVVFKSLITTHHLMVYGNERFVQYLASRNTLFNLSNFLDKSGLQGYDMSTFIRRYSRYLNEKAVSYRQVAFDFTKVKRGADGVMRTLNTEKLLKTIPIIQNQMDALLDFNVNANELTNGVINAAFMLLFKDVIRLFAAYNEGIINLLEKYFDMKKAQCKEGLDIYKKFLTRMTRISEFLKVAEQVGIDRGDIPDLSQAPSSLLDALEQHLASLEGKKVKDSTAASRASTLSNAVSSLANTGISFTKVDEREKQAALEEEQALLRALKEQRLMELSKKPSTTAASPVSTATGTISSTPAIDLFSTPSSFINSTPKVPNDLLDLQPTFQPSLPLSTGLPLANTWGDPFTSTETVDDSIPNFNPFLTKIVDPVHLPVVSSDAVSFSSRTPSHEMFCDSFCSPAAYPSTPLFHAEPSAVAGLFGGFSAPPAAQPPSSTGLNVDFDSVFGNKLATSSTDSADDILGGILKPTVASSNQGLMPSAQQQGKLVSDDLDSSLANLVGNLGIGNGTTKNDIHWSHPGEKKLTGGNNWQPKMAPTTTWNPATMWDKQDGIFFPQYAPSVMAFPATTPTGMMGYSVTPQMGSMTMMTQPTMMYTQPVMRPANPFGPVSGAQLSTASSPSSSSLLRAPGQDPFAQMSMKDFL from the exons ATCTGATCCACTGCACCAACGAGATGAATGTGAACATCCCTCAGCTGGCCGACTCGCTGTTCGAGCGCACCACCAACACCAGCTGGGTGGTCGTGTTCAAATCCCTCATCACCACACACCACCTTATGGTCTACGGCAATGAG AGATTTGTACAATATCTGGCCTCCAGGAACACATTATTCAACCTCAGTAATTTTTTGGACAAAAGCGGGTTACAAG GATATGACATGTCCACCTTCATCCGAAGGTACAGCCGCTACCTGAACGAAAAGGCAGTCTCATACAGACAAGTGGCTTTCGACTTCACAAAAGTAAAAAGAGG GGCGGATGGCGTAATGAGAACTTTGAACACCGAGAAGCTCCTAAAGACCATCCCTATCATCCAAAACCAGATGGATGCACTCCTCGACTTCAAC GTAAATGCCAACGAGCTCACAAACGGGGTCATTAACGCTGCATTCATGCTTCTGTTTAAAGACGTCATCCGCTTGTTTGCAGCCTACAATGAAGGGATCATCAACTTGCTTG AGAAGTACTTTGACATGAAGAAAGCCCAGTGTAAAGAAGGCCTGGACATCTATAAGAAATTCCTCACTCGAATGACGAGAATCTCAGAGTTTCTCAAAGTAGCAGAG CAAGTGGGAATTGACCGAGGGGACATACCAGACCTATCACAG GCCCCCAGTAGCCTCCTGGATGCCCTCGAGCAGCATTTGGCTTCATTAGAGGGGAAAAAGGTTAAGGACTCAACGGCCGCCAGCAG AGCCAGTACACTATCCAATGCGGTGTCCTCCCTGGCCAACACGGGAATCTCTTTCACCAAAGTTGATGAGAGGGAAAAGCAGGCAGCTCTGGAGGAAGAGCAGGCTCTATTAAGAGCTCTTAAG GAGCAGCGCTTGATGGAACTGTCCAAGAAGCCCTCCACGACTGCTGCATCTCCCGTTTCCACAGCGACAGGCACCATCAGTTCCACCCCTGCCATTGACCTGTTCTCTACACCCAGCAGCTTCATTAACAG TACTCCGAAGGTGCCGAACGATCTGTTGGACCTGCAGCCCACGTTCCAGCCCTCCCTGCCTCTCTCCACTGGCCTGCCTTTAGCCAACACATGGGGAG ATCCTTTCACGTCTACAGAGACTGTTGACGACTCCATTCCAAACTTTAATCCTTTCCTTACAAAAATTGTTGATCCTGTCCATCTGCCTGTTGTGTCTTCAGATGCTGTTAGTTTTTCCTCTAGGACACCCAGTCATGAAATGTTCTGTG ACTCGTTCTGCTCTCCAGCTGCTTACCCTAGCACTCCTCTCTTCCACGCTGAGCCCTCCGCTGTAGCTGGACTATTCGGAG GGTTCTCTGCTCCTCCCGCCGCCCAGCCTCCCAGTTCAACAGGCCTTAATGTCGACTTTGACTCCGTGTTCGGCAACAAGTTGGCCACCAGCAGCACAGACTCGGCTG atgATATTTTAGGTGGCATCCTGAAACCCACAGTGGCCTCTTCCAACCAGGGCCTGATGCCCAGCGCCCAACAGCAAGGCAAACTGGTTTCCGATGACTTGGATTCCTCCCTTGCCAACCTTGTGGGCA ATCTTGGTATTGGAAACGGAACAACAAAGAA TGACATTCACTGGAGTCATCCCGGTGAAAAGAAGTTGACTGGAGGAAACAACTGGCAACCAAAGATGGCTCCGACCACAACATGGAATCCTGCCACCATG TGGGATAAACAGGATGGCATTTTTTTCCCACAATAT GCACCTTCTGTCATGGCCTTCCCTGCCACGACGCCCACAGGAATGATGGGATACTCAGTG ACCCCTCAAATGGGCTCCATGACCATGATGACCCAGCCCACCATGATGTACACTCAGCCTGTGATGCGGCCAGCCAATCCCTTCGGCCCGGTCTCAGGGGCACAG CTCTCTACAGCCTCTAGTCCTTCCAGTTCAAGTCTTCTCCGAGCTCCGGGACAGGACCCTTTTGCACAGATGTCTATGAAGGATTTCCTTTAG
- the LOC113074657 gene encoding phosphatidylinositol-binding clathrin assembly protein-like isoform X4 — protein MSGQSITDRIAAAQHSVTGSAVSKTVCKATTHEVMGPKKKHLDYLIHCTNEMNVNIPQLADSLFERTTNTSWVVVFKSLITTHHLMVYGNERFVQYLASRNTLFNLSNFLDKSGLQGYDMSTFIRRYSRYLNEKAVSYRQVAFDFTKVKRGADGVMRTLNTEKLLKTIPIIQNQMDALLDFNVNANELTNGVINAAFMLLFKDVIRLFAAYNEGIINLLEKYFDMKKAQCKEGLDIYKKFLTRMTRISEFLKVAEQVGIDRGDIPDLSQFTVCAPSSLLDALEQHLASLEGKKVKDSTAASRASTLSNAVSSLANTGISFTKVDEREKQAALEEEQALLRALKEQRLMELSKKPSTTAASPVSTATGTISSTPAIDLFSTPSSFINSTPKVPNDLLDLQPTFQPSLPLSTGLPLANTWGDPFTSTETVDDSIPNFNPFLTKIVDPVHLPVVSSDAVSFSSRTPSHEMFCDSFCSPAAYPSTPLFHAEPSAVAGLFGGFSAPPAAQPPSSTGLNVDFDSVFGNKLATSSTDSAVASSNQGLMPSAQQQGKLVSDDLDSSLANLVGNLGIGNGTTKNDIHWSHPGEKKLTGGNNWQPKMAPTTTWNPATMWDKQDGIFFPQYAPSVMAFPATTPTGMMGYSVTPQMGSMTMMTQPTMMYTQPVMRPANPFGPVSGAQLSTASSPSSSSLLRAPGQDPFAQMSMKDFL, from the exons ATCTGATCCACTGCACCAACGAGATGAATGTGAACATCCCTCAGCTGGCCGACTCGCTGTTCGAGCGCACCACCAACACCAGCTGGGTGGTCGTGTTCAAATCCCTCATCACCACACACCACCTTATGGTCTACGGCAATGAG AGATTTGTACAATATCTGGCCTCCAGGAACACATTATTCAACCTCAGTAATTTTTTGGACAAAAGCGGGTTACAAG GATATGACATGTCCACCTTCATCCGAAGGTACAGCCGCTACCTGAACGAAAAGGCAGTCTCATACAGACAAGTGGCTTTCGACTTCACAAAAGTAAAAAGAGG GGCGGATGGCGTAATGAGAACTTTGAACACCGAGAAGCTCCTAAAGACCATCCCTATCATCCAAAACCAGATGGATGCACTCCTCGACTTCAAC GTAAATGCCAACGAGCTCACAAACGGGGTCATTAACGCTGCATTCATGCTTCTGTTTAAAGACGTCATCCGCTTGTTTGCAGCCTACAATGAAGGGATCATCAACTTGCTTG AGAAGTACTTTGACATGAAGAAAGCCCAGTGTAAAGAAGGCCTGGACATCTATAAGAAATTCCTCACTCGAATGACGAGAATCTCAGAGTTTCTCAAAGTAGCAGAG CAAGTGGGAATTGACCGAGGGGACATACCAGACCTATCACAG TTTACAGTTTGT GCCCCCAGTAGCCTCCTGGATGCCCTCGAGCAGCATTTGGCTTCATTAGAGGGGAAAAAGGTTAAGGACTCAACGGCCGCCAGCAG AGCCAGTACACTATCCAATGCGGTGTCCTCCCTGGCCAACACGGGAATCTCTTTCACCAAAGTTGATGAGAGGGAAAAGCAGGCAGCTCTGGAGGAAGAGCAGGCTCTATTAAGAGCTCTTAAG GAGCAGCGCTTGATGGAACTGTCCAAGAAGCCCTCCACGACTGCTGCATCTCCCGTTTCCACAGCGACAGGCACCATCAGTTCCACCCCTGCCATTGACCTGTTCTCTACACCCAGCAGCTTCATTAACAG TACTCCGAAGGTGCCGAACGATCTGTTGGACCTGCAGCCCACGTTCCAGCCCTCCCTGCCTCTCTCCACTGGCCTGCCTTTAGCCAACACATGGGGAG ATCCTTTCACGTCTACAGAGACTGTTGACGACTCCATTCCAAACTTTAATCCTTTCCTTACAAAAATTGTTGATCCTGTCCATCTGCCTGTTGTGTCTTCAGATGCTGTTAGTTTTTCCTCTAGGACACCCAGTCATGAAATGTTCTGTG ACTCGTTCTGCTCTCCAGCTGCTTACCCTAGCACTCCTCTCTTCCACGCTGAGCCCTCCGCTGTAGCTGGACTATTCGGAG GGTTCTCTGCTCCTCCCGCCGCCCAGCCTCCCAGTTCAACAGGCCTTAATGTCGACTTTGACTCCGTGTTCGGCAACAAGTTGGCCACCAGCAGCACAGACTCGGCTG TGGCCTCTTCCAACCAGGGCCTGATGCCCAGCGCCCAACAGCAAGGCAAACTGGTTTCCGATGACTTGGATTCCTCCCTTGCCAACCTTGTGGGCA ATCTTGGTATTGGAAACGGAACAACAAAGAA TGACATTCACTGGAGTCATCCCGGTGAAAAGAAGTTGACTGGAGGAAACAACTGGCAACCAAAGATGGCTCCGACCACAACATGGAATCCTGCCACCATG TGGGATAAACAGGATGGCATTTTTTTCCCACAATAT GCACCTTCTGTCATGGCCTTCCCTGCCACGACGCCCACAGGAATGATGGGATACTCAGTG ACCCCTCAAATGGGCTCCATGACCATGATGACCCAGCCCACCATGATGTACACTCAGCCTGTGATGCGGCCAGCCAATCCCTTCGGCCCGGTCTCAGGGGCACAG CTCTCTACAGCCTCTAGTCCTTCCAGTTCAAGTCTTCTCCGAGCTCCGGGACAGGACCCTTTTGCACAGATGTCTATGAAGGATTTCCTTTAG
- the LOC113074657 gene encoding phosphatidylinositol-binding clathrin assembly protein-like isoform X9 — MSGQSITDRIAAAQHSVTGSAVSKTVCKATTHEVMGPKKKHLDYLIHCTNEMNVNIPQLADSLFERTTNTSWVVVFKSLITTHHLMVYGNERFVQYLASRNTLFNLSNFLDKSGLQGYDMSTFIRRYSRYLNEKAVSYRQVAFDFTKVKRGADGVMRTLNTEKLLKTIPIIQNQMDALLDFNVNANELTNGVINAAFMLLFKDVIRLFAAYNEGIINLLEKYFDMKKAQCKEGLDIYKKFLTRMTRISEFLKVAEQVGIDRGDIPDLSQFTVCAPSSLLDALEQHLASLEGKKVKDSTAASRASTLSNAVSSLANTGISFTKVDEREKQAALEEEQALLRALKEQRLMELSKKPSTTAASPVSTATGTISSTPAIDLFSTPSSFINSTPKVPNDLLDLQPTFQPSLPLSTGLPLANTWGDSFCSPAAYPSTPLFHAEPSAVAGLFGGFSAPPAAQPPSSTGLNVDFDSVFGNKLATSSTDSADDILGGILKPTVASSNQGLMPSAQQQGKLVSDDLDSSLANLVGNLGIGNGTTKNDIHWSHPGEKKLTGGNNWQPKMAPTTTWNPATMAPSVMAFPATTPTGMMGYSVTPQMGSMTMMTQPTMMYTQPVMRPANPFGPVSGAQLSTASSPSSSSLLRAPGQDPFAQMSMKDFL, encoded by the exons ATCTGATCCACTGCACCAACGAGATGAATGTGAACATCCCTCAGCTGGCCGACTCGCTGTTCGAGCGCACCACCAACACCAGCTGGGTGGTCGTGTTCAAATCCCTCATCACCACACACCACCTTATGGTCTACGGCAATGAG AGATTTGTACAATATCTGGCCTCCAGGAACACATTATTCAACCTCAGTAATTTTTTGGACAAAAGCGGGTTACAAG GATATGACATGTCCACCTTCATCCGAAGGTACAGCCGCTACCTGAACGAAAAGGCAGTCTCATACAGACAAGTGGCTTTCGACTTCACAAAAGTAAAAAGAGG GGCGGATGGCGTAATGAGAACTTTGAACACCGAGAAGCTCCTAAAGACCATCCCTATCATCCAAAACCAGATGGATGCACTCCTCGACTTCAAC GTAAATGCCAACGAGCTCACAAACGGGGTCATTAACGCTGCATTCATGCTTCTGTTTAAAGACGTCATCCGCTTGTTTGCAGCCTACAATGAAGGGATCATCAACTTGCTTG AGAAGTACTTTGACATGAAGAAAGCCCAGTGTAAAGAAGGCCTGGACATCTATAAGAAATTCCTCACTCGAATGACGAGAATCTCAGAGTTTCTCAAAGTAGCAGAG CAAGTGGGAATTGACCGAGGGGACATACCAGACCTATCACAG TTTACAGTTTGT GCCCCCAGTAGCCTCCTGGATGCCCTCGAGCAGCATTTGGCTTCATTAGAGGGGAAAAAGGTTAAGGACTCAACGGCCGCCAGCAG AGCCAGTACACTATCCAATGCGGTGTCCTCCCTGGCCAACACGGGAATCTCTTTCACCAAAGTTGATGAGAGGGAAAAGCAGGCAGCTCTGGAGGAAGAGCAGGCTCTATTAAGAGCTCTTAAG GAGCAGCGCTTGATGGAACTGTCCAAGAAGCCCTCCACGACTGCTGCATCTCCCGTTTCCACAGCGACAGGCACCATCAGTTCCACCCCTGCCATTGACCTGTTCTCTACACCCAGCAGCTTCATTAACAG TACTCCGAAGGTGCCGAACGATCTGTTGGACCTGCAGCCCACGTTCCAGCCCTCCCTGCCTCTCTCCACTGGCCTGCCTTTAGCCAACACATGGGGAG ACTCGTTCTGCTCTCCAGCTGCTTACCCTAGCACTCCTCTCTTCCACGCTGAGCCCTCCGCTGTAGCTGGACTATTCGGAG GGTTCTCTGCTCCTCCCGCCGCCCAGCCTCCCAGTTCAACAGGCCTTAATGTCGACTTTGACTCCGTGTTCGGCAACAAGTTGGCCACCAGCAGCACAGACTCGGCTG atgATATTTTAGGTGGCATCCTGAAACCCACAGTGGCCTCTTCCAACCAGGGCCTGATGCCCAGCGCCCAACAGCAAGGCAAACTGGTTTCCGATGACTTGGATTCCTCCCTTGCCAACCTTGTGGGCA ATCTTGGTATTGGAAACGGAACAACAAAGAA TGACATTCACTGGAGTCATCCCGGTGAAAAGAAGTTGACTGGAGGAAACAACTGGCAACCAAAGATGGCTCCGACCACAACATGGAATCCTGCCACCATG GCACCTTCTGTCATGGCCTTCCCTGCCACGACGCCCACAGGAATGATGGGATACTCAGTG ACCCCTCAAATGGGCTCCATGACCATGATGACCCAGCCCACCATGATGTACACTCAGCCTGTGATGCGGCCAGCCAATCCCTTCGGCCCGGTCTCAGGGGCACAG CTCTCTACAGCCTCTAGTCCTTCCAGTTCAAGTCTTCTCCGAGCTCCGGGACAGGACCCTTTTGCACAGATGTCTATGAAGGATTTCCTTTAG